The nucleotide sequence TTAGTAGCTTCAGGGTTTTTAGAATGAGAATTCTTATTTATAATAGTTTGTTTGCCTTCCTTCTCTTCTGAGCGATTTCGCCCATAAGCATTTTGTTGGTACTGATTTTGGGTACGCTCGAATTCTTTTTGCATTCTTTCACTTACCTTGTTTATGAAAAAACGCATCATATAAGGAGCCAATATTCTCAGGAGGATTCTCAGTCCCCAAAACACTAATATGATAATAAGGATAGTCTGTATAAATCCTGACAAAGAAGCTTCTGACATCATTTTATTTTTAGTTTTGGTGCAAAGGTATAAAATAATTATGAACTAACAAATTTGTAAAATTTACTAATCTACTCCACTTTTGCCTTATTTTAGCCTTTACCTTTGCATCGCTACGCCCCCTCTTTTTAGGAGAGTTTCTCAATAACTGCCGAGTAAGTGCGTGTTAAAAGGATTTTATCTTTCTCTTACTTTCGCCTCGTAACCCCGTTTTTAACATTTTTGGCATTGTTGTATTATAGTATAAATCAACTACTTATATACCCTTTCTATACCAATCGTCCAAGATTCGTATAAGCTTCCTATAAGCTTCCTATAAGCTAACCATACCCAATTTACCTCTTATCTTATACTCTTCACCTAATTTTCTCCTTTCGAATCCTTCTGATATATTTCGAAAAAAAGATGGAGTTATTTTGAGTGAAAAAACAAAGCACAATGAAAATTTATATAAATTCTTACCTCTAACCTAACTTATTTTTGAAAATCAATAGGTCCACTTCAATCCTACCAGATAAGTTCTCCCCGGAGAAATACTGGAATAGAAACTCGTGGTTTTAGTTACATAATCGAAAAGATTGTCAATACCTGCTGTGAAGGTGAGGTGGTAGGGAAGTTTAGAGAATAGTTGCAAATGCCATATACTATAAGGTTCATAATAGGTATAGAGCTCATTGTTATTACTATCGGTATCGTGAATGCGGGTAGCACTTACGTATTTGCCACTCAACACAACGTTAGGAATATAGAGGGCATCACGCTTAGGAATGTATTCAGCTTTTACAGTAAAGGTATGTGGGCGGTTTTCACCTGTGCTATTGCTAATGTAGTAGTACGCATACGAACCTTTAAAGCGGAAAGCTTTTGTAGGGTGATAAGTCGCCGATATCTCAGAGCTTACAATCTCAGTATTGCCATTAAAATTTACATAACGAATAGTATCGCTGGCAGCCGTCCAGCGGAAGGCTATTTTATCTCTTACCGACGAGAGTTGCGTCATCGCAGTAATATTCACCTTCTTGCTGTCGAAATCTACTGAAAGGTTAAGGTTATTACTGGTTTCGGGTTTAAGGTCTTTGTTACCCATTATTTGGAAGCCACCCCCCCAAGGGTGAAACCAATTAGTGTAGAGTTCTTTCAAGGTAGGCGACCGGAAACCTGTGGAAAAACCTCCTCTAAAAGTAAACTGCTCTACCTTAAACATCCCTGACAAGCGATAGGTAAAGTGTTCTTTAAAAAGTGAATGATAATCTATACGTGCCCCAGTTACCAAGGTGAAGGCAGAAGAAAGTGTCCATTCTTGTTGGGTGAAAGCGGTGTAGTTTTGTGCGTTTTCTTTGGCTTCAGTACCCGTATTATCAAAACGAAAACTGAGTAGTTCATCTGAAAATATTTCTGCTCCTGCTACTAACGAATGTTTTTCCCATAGCGATTGGTTGTATTGCATTCCTGCACGCCATATGGTGTTTTCATAGTTCTTTTCTTTTTCTTTTAATAACGGAAAGTAGTTAAACTTGTCGTAACGGTCAAAAGCTCCTGATAGACTTAATTTTTTGCTCTCAGTGAGTGCAATGTTAGATTTAGCCGATAAAGTGTAGTTATAGTATCTATCACGTAGTTTCCTTGAAGATTCTGTCCCTTGATTGCGTTCGCTGAAGTAGTAGTTAGGCGTAAGGGCAAGGTCTATTTTAGGTGATAAGTTGAAAGTAAGTTTAGGGGTAACCCCATAAGTAGTAAACCCCGCAATATTGAGTTCTCCTTTTTCAGAGGTAACAGCTGTACCATTCTTATAAACTGTTAATGGTTCGCTGTCTTCCAAAACATAAGGTTCGCGGAAATTGTAAAAAGATGTCAGGCGGATACTACCCCATTTCTGCTTGCTCCCCACGCCTACATTCGCTTTATGACTTTTGATGCTCTCGTACTGATAACTCGCGTTACCTTCAAAAGGTTTCTTAGCATTTTTGGTAATAATATTAATTACCCCTCCTAGCGCATTCGAGCCATAAAGAGAAGAAGAAGCCCCTTTGATGATTTCAATACGTTCAATATTATCCAAGTCAATGCGATTATAGTCAATATTGTCAAAAGTTTCTCCTGCCATACGCTCTCCGTCCATTAAAAAGAGCACATATTTACCTCCAAATCCCATCATATTAATATTGGGCATACCTCCATCGTAAGTAAAGTTGATACCTGCAAATTCCGTTTCTAAAAACGATTGAAAGTCGGTAGCTTGCGATTTGCGAATATCTTCGGCGGTAACTACTTGCACAGTGATAGGTACGTTTTTTAAGTTCTTTTGAGCGCGTGTAGCTGTTACAATTATTTCATTGAGTTTTATAGGTTCATCTTCCTTTTTGTCGTTTTGGGCAAGAGTAGATAGTGAGTAGAATAATGAAATAAAAGCAGTGATAAAAATCTTTCGCATATTGATAATTTAATTTAGACAAAAGAGGCTGCCTATATCAAGACAGCCTCAGTGTGATTATTGTTTAGGCTTAAAACTTACCATCTTTGCTAATTAGATAGCTAAAAGTAACGTAGTTAGGTTTAGCTCCATCGTTATAAAAATCGGTAACTTGAAATTTAGCATATTCTCCTTTTGCAGTTTTGATTATGTAAACATACTTTGTAGGAGCATACACACTTGGCCATTTTCCTATATTGTTGGGTGAAAGAGAAACGTAACCTGTCTTTGTTTC is from Capnocytophaga ochracea DSM 7271 and encodes:
- a CDS encoding DUF4834 family protein; translation: MMSEASLSGFIQTILIIILVFWGLRILLRILAPYMMRFFINKVSERMQKEFERTQNQYQQNAYGRNRSEEKEGKQTIINKNSHSKNPEATKQVGEYIDYEEV
- a CDS encoding TonB-dependent receptor plug domain-containing protein, whose translation is MRKIFITAFISLFYSLSTLAQNDKKEDEPIKLNEIIVTATRAQKNLKNVPITVQVVTAEDIRKSQATDFQSFLETEFAGINFTYDGGMPNINMMGFGGKYVLFLMDGERMAGETFDNIDYNRIDLDNIERIEIIKGASSSLYGSNALGGVINIITKNAKKPFEGNASYQYESIKSHKANVGVGSKQKWGSIRLTSFYNFREPYVLEDSEPLTVYKNGTAVTSEKGELNIAGFTTYGVTPKLTFNLSPKIDLALTPNYYFSERNQGTESSRKLRDRYYNYTLSAKSNIALTESKKLSLSGAFDRYDKFNYFPLLKEKEKNYENTIWRAGMQYNQSLWEKHSLVAGAEIFSDELLSFRFDNTGTEAKENAQNYTAFTQQEWTLSSAFTLVTGARIDYHSLFKEHFTYRLSGMFKVEQFTFRGGFSTGFRSPTLKELYTNWFHPWGGGFQIMGNKDLKPETSNNLNLSVDFDSKKVNITAMTQLSSVRDKIAFRWTAASDTIRYVNFNGNTEIVSSEISATYHPTKAFRFKGSYAYYYISNSTGENRPHTFTVKAEYIPKRDALYIPNVVLSGKYVSATRIHDTDSNNNELYTYYEPYSIWHLQLFSKLPYHLTFTAGIDNLFDYVTKTTSFYSSISPGRTYLVGLKWTY